The nucleotide window AGGGTTCAATACCCGGCCAATTTCTTTACCGTGTCATCCACTGGCTTTTGACGCGGTCGTGCATGCCCCCCAATCGACCATCACAGCTGAAAGCTGCAGTAGCGCGGGGTGCGGAAGCGGAGCCCTCTGCCTAGTGCACAGTTGAAAGACCAGTCTTGTCCAATCACGAGTCGGCATATCATCCAATTTAGTGTAGCGTACTGTGTACATTGACCCTTCCCCGGGCCTCCTCTGATTCTCATCAGGTGTACACTTGTAAGTAGGTAGCGTACGCCAAATGGCAGACATTGACGGTgaccgtcgtcgtcgacggcAGCGGCCGGAGATACTTCATTTCTACGGTACCTATCGGTGAGTGGGTTGTGGCCTTGTCCCGGATGATTGCCCTTCGGGTTGACAAGATTGACAGAGCCCAGAGAGTCGGTTCTGAAACAGATGTTCATCGACATGGTCACTGGCGCACCCTTGTTTCGGAAACACTGGTTGCACATCACTCTTTCACTCTGGCTCCGACGTAATAGGCTAGCAGTGACACCAGCTTGATGAGAGAAGCGCTCACGGCTTTCGGCACCCCGGTGATGAGAGCCAATCTTGGAATGATGGAAAGTGCCGCCCGTTTCAATGTCGGTCGGGCGCTACATACTTATCATTTCTGCTCTCATCTGCCAGTGTCGTTGTGGTGGTAGTCATTCGCCGTCATCCGAAAGTATGAGGTACTACCTTAGTAGTCGGATGCAGATAAGTACCATAGTATACCTATATCCTACGCGGTGAGTTATTTGCTCGGCTGTCTTGACCTCCGTCAGAGGCTGAAAAAGATGAGCGCAGGCTCAGTCAGGTTGGCATGGGTCAGTGGGACTGAGTGCGATGGCAGTGAATTTGCTAGTGGCAGGATCTCAGGTCGGGTTTCACGATTGCGGTGATCTAGACCGTGCCTGCCATCCCAACTCAACGGTGGACACTGCCAAGTACCGGGGCTGCTTTGGCCAATTATGAGCGTGTTCTTGCGCCATATGCCCCACATTGACCGAACTTGATCAAGTCGGCGGGAAGGAATGAAAGCAacattaggtaggtactatgtACTGCGTGCAGATTTCCATCGCGCGTTGCGTCATTGGAGATGTCACCCTCCTCTTGGATTTTCTATGGCGACTTAAAACTTGATCACGGCAGGTGCTTGATGCTATGACAGAAGACGCACACAAAGGAAAAATGGCAACGATAGACTAGGAAGCTTGAATATCGAAGCTTGGCCTCATCATTGGGCGTCCGACAATTTTCCTCTTGTTGGTTGATAGGGTCCAAGCTTCTTTCATGGAAGTCGCTCCCTTGGATCGTGAGCACCTTCCGTTTCACTTCACCAAGTGGGTATTTTGGCAGTCCTTGTCGATTCCCCTTACATTGCCGTGGAACATTGAAGACACCGTACAGCGCACATAGGTATGTACTGCGTTGCGTTGCCTTGCTTTTTGCGCTTGCGTGTGCAATAGTTGCGCACCCGTCACCCAATTCTTTCCTACCGACCTTAATCAACAACGCGAGTCACACAACAAACGAGACAAGCTAAGACGAAGCCAAGCACGGCAGTCTCAAAACACCCCCGGTTCAAGAAATAGCGTGAGTCcattcctccaccacctctcgTTGCTTTCAATTTGCACTTATCCACATGGTCTCCCCCCTGCCATCTCCAGCGTCTCCTTTCCGTTAGGTTTTTCATTCAAAAGGGTCAGATCTCACCCGCCAGGGACACTCGAAAGCTGATCTCTGCAATCTGGAATCAGGGTATCAAGGTACCACTGCCGGAGGTAGGTATCCAGAAAGATACACGGGTGCAACCTTCTTGACCACCCAGAAGCTGCCCTGTCCTGGTTCcttgcttctttcttctgCCGTGGCCTGCAACCTAACGACGTAAATGCCCAGCCCTCCTCCCTTCAAGTTCTCCTCGTCCCCTGGTCATCACATCACTCTCCCGCCACCCTCACTTTTTTTATCTGCTGcttgtcttttctttccacttcctcgtcttcactTTTCATCCACATGGCCCTTCTTCTAACAACCCGAGTTGCAGTGGCCCAACCCTCCTCAATCCTACCTAGTCCCAGCTCCCTCTGCTGGTGAGCTTggcgtcaacaacaacaactgagCACACCGAATTCAAATACCGACTATTTGACCCTCCAGATTGAGGAAACGGAATACCTACATTTATAGTCTAAAGCGGGTTATCCTGCGAAACCGCCAAAATGAGCGACATACCTAGTAACACCTCCGACACTTCGGAGGCCAAGGAGCCGGTCTCGCTGTCGGGTAGGTAcatataaaaataaacaaaGAAACGACAAGAGGACGTGTCTAGATTATGGGCAACGAAACTAACTGTATACCAATATAGGCATGATTGTGACCTTGGTCCCGATCCTCATCACATCCGCAATCTACCTAGCGATTTTCCTGGTTTTGCGCAAGAGCAACCGAAGATACTATGCTCCCAGAACCTACCTAGGCAGTCTGCGAGAAAATGAACGATCGCCAAGCTTATCAAATGGCCTTTTCAGCTGGGTCAAAGATTTCTGGAAGATACCCGACGTTTACGCCCTTCAGCACCAGTCGCTCGACGCATACCTGTACATCCGCTACTTGCGCATGGCCGTCACCATCTGCTTCGTCGGTTGTTGCATCACCTGGCCCGTCCTTTTCCCCGTCAACGCCACGGGCGGTAACGGCTTGAAACAGCTGGACATCTTGACTTACGGTAACATCAACCGCGAGACACGATACAACCGCTACTATGCCCACGTTTTTATCAGCTGGATCTTTTTCGGTTTCGTCATGTACCTCATCATGCGAGAGTGCATCTTCTACATCAACCTGCGCCAGGCCTTTCTCATCAGTCCTCTTTACTCCCAACGCATCTCGTCCCGTACTGTCCTCTTTACTTCGGTCCCAGAGCCCTACCTCGACGAGCAAAGGCTGCGCAAGGTCTTTGGCGCCTCCGTCAAGAATGTGTGGATCACAAGCGAAACCAAGGAGGTCGACGAACTGGTCGAGGAGCGCGACAAGGTTGCCATGCGCCTCGAAAAGGCCGAGGTCAAGCTGATCAAGCTTGCCAACCAGATCCGCCGAAAGGCCATGAGCAAAGGTGATGTCAACGACGTTGACAAGCAGGCCCCCCTGGATGCCGAGTCCGGTAGCATTGCGGCCCGCTGGGTCCCTAGGAACAAGCGCCCGACTCACCGTCTTGGACCCTTGGGCCTGATCGGCAAGAAGGTCGACACGATCGACTGGTGTCGCGAGGAGCTTACGCGTCTCATTCCCGAGGCTGAGGCAGCTCAGGACAAGTACCGCGATGGAGCCTTCAAAAAGGTCCCCGGCGTTTTCATTGAGTTCAGGACCCAGGCCGATGCTGAAGGAGCTGCCCAGATCCTGGCCCATCACCGGGGACTGCACATGACGCCCAAGTACATCGGTATCCGTCCCAACGAGATTGTGTGGAAGTCGCTAGCCATTCCTTGGTGGCAGCGTGTTATTCGTCGCTATGCCGTCTATGCCTTCATTACCGCCATGATTATCTTTTGGGCCATTCCtgtgggtgttgttggcaTTATCAGCAACGTCAACTACCTCAAGACTATCTCATTCCTGACATGGCTCGACGATATCCCCGGCTTCATCTTGGGCGCTGTTACCGGTTTGCTGCCCTCCATCGCTCTTTCCATCCTCATGTCTTTGGTCCCGATCGTCATCCGTATCTGTGCCAAGCTCTCCGGCGAGCCCTCGCTCTCCCGAGTCGAGCTGTTTACTCAGCACGCTTACTTCGCTTTCCAGGTGATCCAGGTGTTTTTGGTGGCTACTGTCGCTTCATCTGCCACTGCCGTCGCGAAGCAAATTGCTGACAATCCAGGCTCGGTGACGAAGCTCCTTTCCGAGAACTTGCCAAAGTCTTCCAACTTCTACATTTCCTATTTCATTGTACAGGGCTTGAGCATTGCGACTTCGGTCTTGACGCAGGTAGTCGGattcttcgtcttcaaccTTGTGTACAAGTTCCTTGCCAATACCCCTCGTGCTCTTTACACCAAGTGGGCGAACCTAAGTGCCATTTCCTGGGGTAGCACCATGCCAGTCTATACCAACATTGTGGTCATCGGTTAGTTTTCCCTGCCTCGTCTACCATACATGCATGCACCTCACTAACACAATTTATAGCCATTGCGTACGCGACTATTGCTCCTCTTATGCTGGGCTGGGCTACGGTCGCTATGGGTTTGTTCTATCTCGCCTGGCGCTACAATGTCCTGTTTGTCACGGACACTCAGATCGATACGCGGGGTCTCATTTACCCTCGTGCCATCAAGCAGCTCTACACTGGCATCTACCTGGCTGAGATTTGCATGATTGGCCTTTTCGGTGCCTCTGTTGCCCCCGGTCCGCTTGTCCTGATGGTCATATTCCTCATCTTCACTATCCTCTTCCACATCAGCATGAACGCTGCCCTCAACCCGCTATTGTATAATCTTCCTCTTACTCTCcttgcggaggaggagggcccTCTGCTCGACACTCC belongs to Neurospora crassa OR74A linkage group IV, whole genome shotgun sequence and includes:
- a CDS encoding DUF221 domain-containing protein, variant, which encodes MSDIPSNTSDTSEAKEPVSLSGMIVTLVPILITSAIYLAIFLVLRKSNRRYYAPRTYLGSLRENERSPSLSNGLFSWVKDFWKIPDVYALQHQSLDAYLYIRYLRMAVTICFVGCCITWPVLFPVNATGGNGLKQLDILTYGNINRETRYNRYYAHVFISWIFFGFVMYLIMRECIFYINLRQAFLISPLYSQRISSRTVLFTSVPEPYLDEQRLRKVFGASVKNVWITSETKEVDELVEERDKVAMRLEKAEVKLIKLANQIRRKAMSKGDVNDVDKQAPLDAESGSIAARWVPRNKRPTHRLGPLGLIGKKVDTIDWCREELTRLIPEAEAAQDKYRDGAFKKVPGVFIEFRTQADAEGAAQILAHHRGLHMTPKYIGIRPNEIVWKSLAIPWWQRVIRRYAVYAFITAMIIFWAIPVGVVGIISNVNYLKTISFLTWLDDIPGFILGAVTGLLPSIALSILMSLVPIVIRICAKLSGEPSLSRVELFTQHAYFAFQVIQVFLVATVASSATAVAKQIADNPGSVTKLLSENLPKSSNFYISYFIVQGLSIATSVLTQVVGFFVFNLVYKFLANTPRALYTKWANLSAISWGSTMPVYTNIVVIAIAYATIAPLMLGWATVAMGLFYLAWRYNVLFVTDTQIDTRGLIYPRAIKQLYTGIYLAEICMIGLFGASVAPGPLVLMVIFLIFTILFHISMNAALNPLLYNLPLTLLAEEEGPLLDTPVDSHTAENGLGGEPRNGVSPTTGANYTEKVPSNGTNGAQSRAEDPILGAKEALDASRHQPNHVTGKKPNFLVKFLKPWIYSDYDTLRAYLPRGVQLDPYTEEVERDAYCPPNVTSDVPLLWIPSDANGAGVSRQEVEHTSRVVPITDEGCELDEKGHLVWDREGTRPPIWEEKIYY